One segment of Babesia bigemina genome assembly Bbig001, chromosome : II DNA contains the following:
- a CDS encoding 60S ribosome subunit biogenesis protein NIP7, putative, with amino-acid sequence MRPLSEDEAQLVFKKLATYIGEKVLSLVDAGDSGPQHVLRLHRERVYYMNEAILKYSGCINHKNLISAGVCLGKFTKAKHFRLHITALHYMAHYSKSKVWLKSGEQSFVYGNNVAKKHIGQMSEDVPQNGGVVVMYNNLPLGFGVTSKSTEALKTALPDDVAVFHQADIGEYLRHEAEII; translated from the exons ATGCGGCCGCTCAGCGAGGACGAGGCCCAGCTTGTCTTTAAGAAGCTAGCAACCTA CATCGGCGAGAAGGTCCTGTCTTTGGTGGACGCCGGCGACTCGGGGCCGCAGCACGTCTTGCGGCTGCATCGCGAGAGGGTCTACTACATGAA CGAAGCGATACTCAAGTACAGCGGCTGTATCAACCACAAAAACCTG ATATCGGCTGGAGTCTGCCTCGGGAAGTTCACGAAGGCCAAGCACTTCAGGCTCCACATCACGGCGCTGCACTACATGGCCCACTACTCGAAAAGCAAGGTGTGGCTGAAGTCTGGAGAGCAGTCGTTTGTCTACGGCAACAACGTCGCGAAG AAACACATTGGCCAAATGAGCGAAGATGTGCCGCAAAACGGAGGAGTGGTTGTCATGTACAACAACCTGCCGCTCGGCTTCGGCGTGACCTCGAAGTCGACCGAGGCGCTCAAAACGGCGCTACCGGACGACGTGGCCGTCTTCCACCAG GCCGATATCGGGGAGTACCTTCGTCACGAGGCCGAAATCATCTGA
- a CDS encoding rpn2_yeast 26S proteasome regulatory subunit rpn2, putative, whose translation MLLDSGSDDSARAAAAAGTAPSGEQLLTRISSAEPVLALLHERDDASRELGLLQLDSIVDTFWPEIADSLPTIEYIYEDPHFRARELAALVASKVYFNLQDYAKALHYALAAGDRFDPQGRSEYANIIVAKAVDEYIRARQEAQDGNTPRSNSSLAAASQEPLEALVTRLIAMSVESGDEHHAIGIALDARRLDLLLRILKDSANCCELVSYTMGLMDGVLNPDFCAPLYDSIRDILLAMPKDMLANQYPNLVTCLYKVNNHEQMAQLLLDMVKHGDHLQAYQICYDLVDIGDQKFLKALKESPILSVEGNFMVERVKRILSGTSTTELHLQFLHRKNHTDLLLLEHYMNSVDQRNSVAHNAVVLAHAIMQAGTCCDVFLRDNLNWLAKANNWAKFTATASIGVVHKGYVKHYKKVLASYLPGETPNSSHAYSEGGSLYATGLMLSNRFDPEAAEMMLGHLRNDSAEEALHHGAALGLGLVCMGQCDPAIYEELKATLYRNSAVSGQAAAIAIGLLMMGSGNLEVLDTLYAFCSDTQHEKIVRACALAISMVLYRCEKNASIMIGKLTHDNDPVVRYGGMFTYAMAYCGTGSSKALKELLYAAVSDVSDDVRRAAVIALGFVLCNTPEEVPKVLKLLVASYNPHVRYGAAIALGISCAAFPQPDVVRLLHSLSSDRSDFVRQGAFIALGLVLQQSNAETSNDVMQVRDLFRSVASEKHQDIIAKFGAIVGAGLMDAGGQNCVASLYTGRGNMRREAVVGFLMFAQYWYWHSFMHFVCLTFQPTCLIGINNDLQIPTGYKVLCTAPPKTFDYVPHITDEPSEQKKAEVTAVLSISAKRRAWLTNARSSDQLGGKGDKGESKSGVDGGAAPTSERQPPGMEASSAAGDAGQPAQAAPESGTADLSGDVVMANGDEQGASSALGASAGEKAAEQSTGVPTLLENPCRLIPRQAAHCSVPPGSRYVPAFPERRQGIVLLRDCAPGEPEEYVACESEQPEAPPFTPFEYKG comes from the exons ATGTTGCTCGATTCTGGTTCGGACGATTCCGCGCGCGCGGCTGCGGCCGCCGGCACTGCGCCGTCCGGCGAACAGCTCTTGACACGCATCAGCTCCGCGGAGCCCGTgctcgcgctgctgcacgagcGCGACGACGCCTCGCGGGAGCTCGGGCTGCTGCAACTGGACTCCATCGTGGACACCTTCTGGCCGGAGATCGCGGACAGCCTCCCAACGAT AGAGTACATCTACGAGGACCCGCACTTCCGCGCGCGGGAGCTCGCCGCGCTGGTGGCGTCGAAGGTCTACTTCAACCTGCAGGACTACGCGAAGGCGCTGCATTACGCGCTGGCGGCGGGCGACCGGTTCGACCCGCAGGGCCGCTCTGAGTACGCCAACATAATCGTGGCGAAGGCCGTCGACGAGTACATCCGCGCGCGTCAGGAGGCGCAGGATGGCAATACTCCGCGCTCGAACTCGTCTCTGGCCGCGGCTTCGCAAG AGCCACTCGAGGCTTTGGTGACCCGGCTCATCGCCATGAGCGTGGAATCCGGCGACGAGCACCACGCCATTGGCATAGCGCTTGACGCGCGCCGTCTGGACCTGCTTCTGCGTATTTTGAAGGACAGCGCGAACTGCTGCGAGTTGGTGTCCTACACCATGGGCCTGATGGACGGCGTGCTCAACCCGGACTTCTGCGCGCCGCTGTACGACAGCATACGCGACATTCTGCTGGCCATGCCGAAGGACATGCTCGCCAACCAGTACCCCAACCTGGTCACGTGCCTGTACAAGGTGAACAACCACGAGCAGatggcgcagctgctgctggacatggTGAAGCACGGCGACCACCTCCAGGCGTACCAGATCTGCTACGACCTGGTGGACATCGGGGACCAGAAGTTcctcaaggcgctgaaggAGTCGCCGATTTTGTCCGTGGAGGGCAACTTCATGGTCGAGCGGGTCAAGCGGATCCTGTCGGGCACGAGCACCACTGAGCTCCACCTGCAGTTTTTGCACCGCAAGAACCACAccgacctgctgctgctcgagCACTACATGAACAGCGTGGACCAGCGCAACAGCGTGGCGCACAACGCGGTGGTGCTCGCGCACGCCATCATGCAGGCCGGCACGTGCTGCGACGTGTTCCTGCGCGACAACCTCAACTGGCTGGCGAAGGCGAACAACTGGGCCAAGTTCACCGCCACCGCCTCCATTGGCGTGGTGCACAAG GGCTATGTGAAGCACTACAAGAAAGTGCTCGCGTCGTACCTGCCGGGGGAGACGCCTAACTCCTCTCATGCGTACTCCGAGGGTGGTTCCCTCTACGCCACTGGGCTCATGCTGTCGAACCGCTTCGACCCGGAGGCGGCCGAGATGATGCTGGgccacctgcgcaacgACTCCGCCGAGGAGGCGCTGCACCACGGCGCGGCGCTGGGCCTCGGCCTGGTGTGCATGGGGCAGTGCGACCCGGCGATCTACGAGGAACTCAAGGCTACGCTCTACCGCAACAGCGCGGTGTCGGGCCAGGCCGCCGCGATCGCCATCGGTCTGCTGATGATGGGTAGCGGCAACCTCGAGGTGCTGGACACGCTGTACGCGTTCTGCTCCGACACGCAGCACGAGAAGATCGTGCGCGCGTGCGCCCTGGCCATCTCGATGGTGCTGTACCGCTGCGAGAAGAACGCGAGCATCATGATCGGCAAGCTCACCCACGACAACGACCCCGTGGTGCGCTACGGCGGCATGTTCACGTACGCCATGGCGTACTGCGGGACGGGATCG AGCAAGGCTTTGAAGGAGCTGCTGTACGCGGCGGTGTCGGACGTCTCCGACGACGTCCGTAGGGCCGCTGTGATTGCGCTCGGGTTCGTGCTCTGCAACACCCCCGAGGAGGTGCCCAAGGTGCTCAAGCTTCTGGTTGCGTCGTACAACCCGCACGTGCGGTACGGCGCGGCGATCGCTCTGGGGATAAGCTGCGCCGCCTTCCCGCAGCCCGACGTCGTGCGGCTGCTCCACTCGCTGTCGTCCGACCGCAGCGATTTCGTCCGACAGG GCGCGTTCATCGCGCTGGGGctggtgctgcagcagagCAACGCGGAGACCAGCAACGACGTGATGCAGGTGCGAGACCTCTTCAGGTCCGTGGCGAGCGAGAAGCACCAGGACATCATCGCGAAGTTCGGCGCCATCGTGGGTGCGGGTCTGATGGACGCGGGCGGCCAGAACTGCGTGGCGTCGCTGTACACCGGGCGCGGCAACATGCGTCGTGAGGCGGTGGTCGGCTTTTTGATGTTCGCGCAGTACTGGTACTGGCACTCGTTCATGCACTTCGTGTGCCTGACGTTCCAGCCCACGTGCCTCATCGGCATCAACAACGACCTGCAGATCCCCACGGGCTACAAGGTGCTGTGCACCGCGCCGCCGAAGACGTTCGACTACGTTCCCCACATCACGGACGAACCGAGCGAGCagaagaaggcggaggtCACCGCCGTGCTCTCCATTTCGGCGAAGCGCCGGGCGTGGTTGACTAACGCGAGGTCGAGCGACCAACTGGGCGGCAAGGGAGACAAGGGCGAGAGCAAGTCTGGCGTCGACGGTGGCGCCGCGCCGACGTCCGAGCGCCAGCCACCTGG GATGGAAGCCTCTAGCGCCGCCGGAGACGCGGGCCAACCCGCCCAAGCCGCGCCAGAGAGCGGCACTGCCGACCTGTCGGGCGACGTGGTCATGGCCAACGGCGACGAACAGGGAGCCAGCTCCGCCCTCGGCGCCTCTGCGGGCGAGAAGGCCGCGGAGCAGTCCACCGGAGTCCccacgctgctggagaaccCCTGCAGGCTCATCCCCAGGCAGGCGGCCCACTGCAGCGTCCCGCCGGGCAGTCGCTACGTGCCCGCGTTCCCGGAACGCCGTCAGGGCATAGTGCTGCTGCGCGACTGCGCGCCGGGCGAGCCCGAGGAGTACGTGGCGTGCGAGTCCGAGCAGCCCGAGGCTCCGCCGTTCACCCCATTCGAATACAAAGGTTAA
- a CDS encoding kelch repeat domain containing/Serine/threonine protein phosphatase protein , putative: MAYQRVVSLQGDLAPARFGHTTTAVGGGKVILFGGAVGGKASVRGFDGASDVGRYTITADLYLFDLVNNVSTKLESENTPSPRAAHAAACVESMQVVVFGGATGGGSLSSDELYLLDLRREKHLSWITVPTTGRSPGRRYGHTMVFCKPNLIVIGGNDGQQASNDVWFLNVEKSPFCWVEVVFPPTLKQPPKRVYHSADLCREGPAATMIVIFGGRSSDNRSLNDIWGLRQHRDSTWDWMEAPVRFVSVPEPRYQHSSCFIGTKLVIIGGRNDNDFNKYVSRATCLSLATQTAVNLGLRHGDARVVQHLCHSQGKEEEQPDNARQFRHSSWSFGGQIYVFGGFSHQTQKHPTCELRAVDCQEAFTDFVKASKDPTGMARLGATGLVMGVPKAPLPQVVPPVKPCEREIRLSSHAHAVHENVSDFSYLVRKISIDKLEEEGRKINKPEARAQLRWQHDDGDTVYDRVIRALLNPNFSNEHVTMSYNETMFPVPYDDVLALCQMVYQIVKQEDTVLKLRAPIKVYGDIHGQYYDLMRLFRLYKCPLEESLAESIGAVGDIDSNDYLFLGDYVDRGSNNLEVICLLFALKCKYPTQIHLLRGNHEDPGINAIYGFQDECRRRLREDCESPYSFWNSVNKIFEMLPLGALIEKKILCVHGGIGKTIHHVSDIEEIVRPITVAPVPKNEQDQKILDILWSDPTDSDSVLGTIPNEVRDPDKVGHIVKFGPDRVHKFLTTNELQLIIRAHECVMDGFERFAGGRLITLFSATNYCNHYKNAGALLFIRRDLTIVPKLIYPSNAETKNAETWDMHMTELRPPTPPRSAPRMHEVNYGAP; the protein is encoded by the exons ATGGCGTACCAAAGGGTTGTCTCCCTGCAGGGAGACCTTGCGCCGGCCAGGTTCGGGCACACCACCACCGCGGTTGGCGGCGGGAAGGTGATCCTTTTCGGCGGTGCTGTCGGAGGTAAGGCTTCGGTCCGCGGTTTTGACGGTGCGTCAGATGTCGGAAGATACACAATCACCGCGGATCTCTACCTATTCGACCTAGTAAACAATGTATCCACTAAGCTGGAGTCGGAGAACACGCCGTCGCCGCGTGCCGCtcacgccgccgcctgCGTCGAGTCGATGCAGGTGGTGGTATTCGGCGGCGCCACTGGCGGCGGATCGCTCTCGTCTGACGAG CTGTACCTGCTTGATCTGCGGAGGGAGAAGCACCTCTCCTGGATAACGGTGCCCACCACTGGGCGGTCACCCGGCAGGCGCTACGGTCACACGATGGTGTTCTGCAAGCCCAACCTCATCGTCATCGGCGGCAACGACGG GCAGCAGGCTAGCAACGACGTGTGGTTTCTCAACGTGGAGAAGTCGCCCTTCTGCTGGGTGGAGGTGGTCTTCCCGCCGACGCTGAAACAGCCGCCGAAGAGGGTCTACCACTCCGCGGACCTCTGCAGAGAGGGCCCGGCGGCCACCATGATCGTCATCTTTGGCGGAAGGTCGAGCGACAACAGGTCGCTGAACGACATCTGGGGGCTGAGGCAGCACCGCGATTCCACCTGGGACTGGATGGAGGCGCCGGTCAGGTTCGTGTCGGTGCCGGAGCCGCGTTACCAACATT catcgtGCTTCATTGGCACCAAGCTGGTCATTATCGGCGGCCGCAACGATAACGACTTCAACAAGTATGTTTCACGTGCCACCTGCCTGTCACTGGCGACACAGACCGCTGTCAATCTCGGCCTACGACACGGAGACGCTCGAGTGGTTCAACATCTCTGCCATTCACAGGGTAAGGAGGAGGAGCAACCCGATAATGCGCGTCAGTTCCGGCACTCGTCGTGGAGCTTCGGCGGACAAATATACGTGTTCGGAGGTTTTTCGCATCAGACGCAGAAGCACCCGACGTGCGAACTGAGGGCTGTGGACTGCCAGGAGGCATTTACAGACTTCGTGAAGGCCTCGAAGGACCCGACTGGGATGGCGCGGCTGGGCGCCACCGGGCTGGTGATGGGGGTGCCCaaggcgccgctgccgcagGTGGTTCCCCCAGTGAAGCCGTGCGAACGCGAGATAAGGCTATCGTCGCACGCGCACGCCGTGCACGAGAACGTGTCTGACTTCTCGTACCTGGTGCGGAAGATTTCCATAGACAAGCTCGAGGAGGAGGGCCGGAAGATCAACAAGCCCGAGGCGCGCGCCCAGCTGCGGTGGCAGCACGACGACGGCGACACCGTGTACGACCGCGTCATCCGTGCGCTGCTGAACCCGAACTTCAGCAACGAGCACGTCACCATGTCTTACAACGAGACGATGTTCCCCGTGCCGTACGACGACGTACTGGCACTTTGTCAGATG GTGTATCAAATTGTGAAGCAGGAGGACACAGTGCTGAAACTGCGGGCGCCTATAAAAG TTTATGGCGACATCCACGGGCAGTACTACGACCTCATGCGTCTGTTTAGGCTCTACAAGTGCCCACTCGAGGAGTCGCTGGCCGAGTCCATCGGCGCCGTTGGCGACATCGACTCCAACGACTACCTGTTTTTAGGCGATTACGTGGACCGCGGGTCTAACAACCTGGAGGTCATCTGCCTGCTGTTCGCGCTGAAATGCAAGTACCCGACGCAGATCCACCTGCTGCGCGGCAACCACGAGGACCCCGGTATCAACGCGATCTACGGGTTCCAGGACGAGTGCCGTCGCCGTCTGCGCGAGGATTGCGAGAGCCCGTACAGCTTCTGGAACAGCGTGAACAAAATCTTCGAGATGTTGCCTCTGGGCGCGCTCATCGAAAAGAAGATTCTGTGCGTCCACGGAGGGATCGGCAAGACGATCCACCATGTTTCGGACATCGAAGAGATCGTCCGGCCCATCACCGTAGCGCCCGTGCCCAAGAACGAGCAGGACCAGAAGATCCTGGACATTTTGTGGTCGGACCCGACCGACAGCGACTCCGTGCTCGGCACGATCCCGAACGAAGTGCGCGACCCCGACAAGGTGGGCCACATCGTGAAGTTCGGGCCGGACCGCGTGCACAAGTTCCTGACGACGAACGagctgcagctgatcaTTCGCGCACACGAGTGCGTGATGGACGGTTTCGAGCGGTTCGCTGGCGGCAGGCTGATCACTCTCTTCTCAG CCACCAACTACTGCAACCACTACAAGAACGCAGGGGCGCTACTGTTCATTCGTCGCGACCTGACCATCGTGCCGAAGCTCATCTACCCGTCTAACGCCGAGACCAAGAACGCGGAGACATG GGATATGCACATGACCGAGCTACGACCCCCGACGCCGCCGCGCAGCGCGCCGAGGATGCACGAAGTCAACTACGGCGCGCCGTAA
- a CDS encoding 40S ribosomal protein S3 protein, putative, which translates to MFGTTGKSKRRKFLNDGVFNAELNEFLSRVLAEDGYSGVELRITPVRTEIIIKATRAREVVGEKARRIRELTSLVQKRFNFSPDTVELYAERVEHKGLCAMAQAESLRYKLLKGLAVRRAAYGVLRHIMESGAKGCEVIVSGKLRAQRAKSMKFKDGYIISTGQPAQTFVSTATRSVQLRQGVLGIKVKIMHPHDPEGRLGPTTIMPDTITVKEPSPELEYSK; encoded by the exons ATGTTCGGCACTACAGGG AAATCCAAGCGGAGAAAGTTTTTGAACGACGGCGTGTTCAACGCCGAGCTCAACGAGTTCCTGTCCCGCGTGTTGGCTGAGGATGGCTACTCCGGCGTGGAGCTCCGCATCACGCCCGTCCGCACCGAGATCATCATCAAGGCCACGCGTGCCCGCGAGGTCGTCGGCGAGAAGGCGAGGAGGATCCGCGAGCTGACTTCGCTCGTTCAGAAGCGGTTCAACTTTTCTCCTGACACCGTGGAGCTGTACGCCGAGCGCGTGGAGCACAAGGGCCTCTGCGCCATGGCCCAGGCCGAATCGCTCAGGTACAAGTTGCTGAAGGGTCTCGCCGTGAGGCGCGCGGCCTACGGTGTGCTCAGGCACATCATGGAGTCTGGCGCCAAGGGTTGCGAGGTCATCGTCTCCGGTAAACTGCGCGCGCAGCGTGCCAAGAGCATGAAGTTCAAGGACGGCTACATCATCTCCACTGGTCAGCCCGCCCAGACCTTCGTGAGCACCGCCACCCGCTCCGTACAGCTCAGGCAGGGCGTGCTGGGCATAAAGGTCAAGATTATGCACCCCCACGACCCTGAGGGACGTCTCGGCCCGACGACTATCATGCCTGACACCATCACGGTTAAGGAGCCCAGCCCGGAGCTGGAGTACTCCAAGTGA
- a CDS encoding Calcium-activated BK potassium channel alpha subunit containing protein,putative, whose product MSVVPDDKKLRTDARTLKTFIKGIFDCVLITVLTCSLFVTVITAVEHDSLWDEFVPIVVGAVLFPLTLYIFQVIQTVIKTIKDSLVLRRRQVDGLAHIDTSVGRFNEEQPGRFQHTPKSIAILALKKAKVWYSYAKLSLTFMMHNSYITLLFWDSLKLTLWLMTLTYWRRNHHTQEWDFSRTPQSIYRLHYGSLSLTNTELCLFILGTTDIKDVLCSSLFWINICILPPMTLFVKLLFFHHLTFFKIYWMLGFLIWIKYFLLLDRLINIFNVGIERRAHRVWKIALGIFLMASAFASSMYVLQGIHPSEANDNAYSYSLAQYAEFFYFAFITFATVGYGDVVPMTTETKMVSVCFVSCMIVWIPYEMNNFIQGVGSTNRISGHISSWGPMEAFIILIGDVDPIQLSLFISKVYYAGLKLKIIVLSNLSIETYETQINQAKLLRLSLCIIRDDIGLDGNVDILHTIKAKDAAATFVLSTFKNPDARKTDMNTVARLISLKKFGLSSDNVVVQFCSSIGPQISLHAFGRNMNLYRFKTALIAKNITCPGIITLVINLSLTHNAVMPQDRKQQQECRGSSDLYTHYLIGIGKRLRICEIPERLVGVSFETLCLNLYNRHGYITIGVMHADSAYHTYHLNPASHDYVINQGDRAILIADSTSTASVETDFVAAGRHSSSVALRNTMITMFLEKWGNVVHVEKDGRDDVDGAIEILPPPLYTSAESKFMSERENLMDHVPDVNSIIVTSITFASRYVYDNPSRPIIAIIGYSEFVIHLLLYFEELNEFNVVLFGRQVWPLKKLTLTEQISSKANIAILQRFRSFLALIDGDPLKKGDVNRAELDRACYLYVLRSPDLEEPGISDIDLDLQTIVTYRHLKNIIQSNMSEKNAVNNPYSNIFSLVELHNASNVSYLDDSKWSAWNVLDKRLDPSLAYIHSLEYSMGQFISDEMLYSLCMNTMLVQEDFSIYRILMDLACVRDSAHKFVSDVASGSILAQKGLMLIPTTDITLDSNKRTFGHLFNYLFEKRNMVMIGIYRVGNGPMENCVICAPPPNFPIHHIDMVGYIDRELNWVQAYVISHNNGARSL is encoded by the exons ATGTCGGTAGTACCGGATGACAAG AAGCTGAGGACCGACGCCCGAACGTTGAAGACATTCATTAAAGGCATATTCGACTGCGTGTTGATCACTGTACTCACTTGCTCGTTATTCGTGACTGTGATAACAGCTGTGGAAC ATGACTCACTGTGGGATGAATTCGTGCCTATCGTTGTCGGGGCGGTCCTCTTTCCCCTCACGCTCTACATATTCCAGGTCATCCAGACGGTCATTAAGACCATCAAAGACAGCCTTGTGCTGCGTAG ACGGCAGGTCGACGGGCTGGCGCACATCGACACTTCCGTGGGCCGCTTCAACGAGGAGCAGCCTGGAAGGTTTCAGCACACCCCCAAGAGCATCGCAATCTTAG ctttgaaaaaagcCAAGGTGTGGTATTCTTACGCCAAGCTGTCGCTGACGTTCATGATGCACAATTCCTACATCACGCTGCTCTTCTGGGATTCCCTCAAGCTCACACTATGGCTGATGACGCTGACCTACTGGCGTCGGAACCACCACACGCAAGAATGGGACTTCTCCCGCACGCCGCAGTCCATCTACAGGCTCCACTACGGGTCGCTGTCACTG ACTAACACCGAGTTATGCCTGTTCATACTCGGCACCACCGACATCAAAGATGTGCTGTGCTCATCGCTGTTTTGGATTAACATATGTATACTACCGCCCATGACCCTGTTTGTGAAACTGCTGTTCTTCCACCACCTCACCTTCTTCAAAATTTATTGGATGTTGGGATTCCTCATCTGGATAAAATACTTCCTGCTCCTGGATAGGCTTATAAACATCTTCAATGTCGGTATCGAACGCAGGGCCCATCGTGTTTGGAAGATTGCACTTGGTATCTTCCTCATGGCTAGCGCTTTCGCCA GTTCCATGTATGTGCTTCAAGGTATACACCCTTCAGAAGCGAACGATAACGCATATTCGTATTCTCTGGCGCAGTATGCGGAGTTCTTCTACTTTGCCTTTATCACCTTTGCTACCG TCGGTTATGGTGATGTGGTGCCAATGACCACCGAAACCAAGATGGTATCGGTCTGCTTCGTCTCATGTATGATCGTGTGGATCCCTTACGAAATGAACAACTTCATTCAAGGCGTGGGGAGCACCAACCGGATCAGTGGCCACATCTCCTCCTG GGGACCTATGGAGGCTTTTATAATACTCATTGGCGACGTCGACCCCATCCAGCTGTCGCTGTTCATCTCCAAGGTGTACTATGCGGGGTTGAAGCTGAAAATCATCGTGCTGTCAAACCTGAGCATAGAAACGTACGAAACGCAaattaaccaggccaagcTGCTGCGACTGTCGCTATGTATCATCAGGGATGACATCGGCCTGGACGGCAACGTCGACATCCTCCACACTATTAAGGCCAAGGACGCCGCTGCTACGTTCGTGCTCTCTACTTTCAAGAACCCAGATGCGCGCAAGACGGACATGAACACCGTGGCGCGGCTCATCAGCCTGAAGAAATTCGGTCTGAGCAGCGACAACGTGGTTGTGCAGTTCTGTTCTTCTATCGGGCCTCAGATTTCGTTACACGCCTTCGGACGCAACATGAACCTGTACAGGTTCAAAACGGCGCTCATCGCAAAAAATATTACGTGCCCAGGAATCATCACGCTGGTGATAAACCTTTCGCTAACTCACAATGCCGTCATGCCGCAGGACCggaagcagcagcaggagTGCAGGGGCAGCAGCGACCTGTACACTCACTACCTCATTGGCATCGGTAAGCGGCTTCGCATCTGCGAGATCCCCGAAAGGCTTGTGGGGGTGAGCTTCGAG ACACTCTGCTTGAACCTATACAATCGTCACGGGTACATAACGATCGGCGTCATGCATGCCGACAGCGCTTACCACACTTACCATCTTAACCCGGCGAGCCACGATTATGTCATCAACCAGGGGGACAGGGCGATTTTGATCGCCGATTCCACATCCACTGCGTCGGTAGAGACGGACTTCGTTGCGGCGGGGAGGCACTCGTCGTCGGTCGCGCTGAGGAACACCATGATCACCATGTTTTTGGAGAAGTGGGGAAATGTGGTACACGTGGAGAAGGATGGCCGAGATGACGTGGATGGTGCCATCGAGATTCTACCCCCACCACTGTACACGTCGGCTGAAAGCAAGTTCATGTCGGAAAGAGAGAACCTCATGGATCACGTACCTGATGTGAActccatcatcgtcacgtCGATCACGTTTGCCAGCAGATACGTCTACGACAACCCGTCCAGGCCTATCATCGCCATCATTGGCTACTCCGAGTTCGTGATTCATCTGCTGCTGTACTTCGAGGAGCTCAACGAGTTCAACGTGGTGTTGTTCGGACGGCAGGTATGGCCCCTTAAAAAGCTCACACTGACCGAACAGATTTCGTCGAAGGCCAATATCGCCATTTTACAACGGTTCAGGAGCTTCCTCGCCCTGATCGACGGCGACCCTTTGAAGAAGGGGGACGTCAACAG GGCTGAACTCGACCGTGCGTGCTACCTCTACGTGCTGCGCAGTCCCGACCTCGAAGAACCGGGTATATCTGATATCGATCTCGACCTGCAGACGATCGTCACGTACCGGCACCTGAAGAACATCATCCAGAGCAACATGAGCGAGAAGAACGCGGTGAACAACCCGTACTCTAACATTTTCAGCTTGGTGGAGCTGCACAACGCCTCCAATGTGTCGTACCTCGACGACAGCAAGTGGTCGGCGTGGAACGTGCTCGACAAGAGGCTGGACCCGTCCCTGGCGTACATCCACTCCCTGGAGTACTCCATGGGACAGTTCATCAGCGACGAGATGCTGTACAGCCTGTGCATGAACACTATGCTAGTGCAAGAGGATTTCTCCATCTATCGTATACTGATGGATCTTGCATGCGTTCGCGATTCCGCGCACAAATTCGTAAGTGACGTCGCCTCCGGTAGCATTTTGGCGCAGAAAGGCCTCATGCTTATACCGACCACGGACATAACGCTGGACTCCAACAAGCGCACATTCGGCCACCTGTTCAACTACCTCTTCGAGAAGCGGAACATGGTCATGATCGGAATCTACAGGGT GGGCAACGGGCCTATGGAGAACTGCGTCATCTGCGCGCCTCCGCCCAACTTCCCCATACATCACATAGACATGGTAGGCTACATTGACCGAGAATTAAACTGGGTTCAGGCGTACGTGATATCACATAACAATGGTGCCCGATCGCTGTGA